Sequence from the Chelonoidis abingdonii isolate Lonesome George chromosome 1, CheloAbing_2.0, whole genome shotgun sequence genome:
ATAAACTTCTGTATTTGACAATGTCTCTTTAAATCACATGCCCAGCACCACTGAAGGCGTGTTTTGGATTGCACAAATCATTCCTAAAACATATGAATATATATGGTCTTATTTTTATTAACCCCTTTTAAATGATGCCTTGCAGACTAGCCTATCAAagaaatgatgatgatgaggaagaaGCCGCCAGAGAACGCCGTCGACGGGCTCGACAGGAGAGGCTGCGGCAAAAGGAAGATGATGATCTAACAGGACAAGTGACAGAGAAATCAGAAGTTAATGCCCAGAATAGGTAAGCTTCTACTCCGTTGGTTGTGTATAAATGAATTGGCAGAGTTTTCAGTCCAGGGAACGGATATATTTAGAGCATATACTTCAAGTTTTAGAAATTAAGATCTAGATTCTGCCAATCTTACTTTGAATAAGACCTTACTCTGTGGGAAGTCCCACTGGTATCAAAGGAACTGCTTGGAGGTGAAGGTACTACTCATGGTGAGTAAAGGTGGAAGAATTGGGCCTGAAGTATTTCTATCATTAGAATatatctttgtaaataaataaaatcccagCAAACCTACAATTATAATAAGATGTTTGTTCATAACCTTTTCAGGGATCAGTAATATTTGTTATTGCATCAAGCTCATAGGTCAAATCCAGACCTCAAGCTGAAATTCACCTCCACTAGCTCCCATGCCTGGTAGATAGAACCCTCCTTGCTGAGCAGGGGAAAGTTGGGAAAAAAGAGTTGTTCTTGTTCATGGATGCTCACCGTTTTCCTGTGCAAAGCAAAAACATCTGGAAAGCGAAAAAATGAATATAGAAGAACAACAATACCACAGAGGTTTGAAGGAGCCTAGATCTCTCGGGGGACTGGCAATGGAATCCAGTACTGGTACTGATGGCTAGTCAATGGCATGTATGAAATTAGGTTGGTGGACTCAATCCACTTCCTGGTGGACCAGTGTATATATCTCAATTGCATTTTTCACTAATTGCTCCCTCACTTGCAGGCAGCCTCAGCACAGGCCATTTGTACAGAACTGGGGCATAGGTGGGCATGCCTAGCTGTCATAGCTGGGCTCATGGCCACCAGCCAAAGATGGCCATGAGGTGGAGTGGGTGAGCAGGGATCAGAGTAATCGCTAGAGCTGGGATTGGTAAGCAagagtcagagtcaggctggagtCAGAGACCAGAGGTAGTACCAGGATGGAATCAGGAGGCAAAGTTAAGgtcaggctcaggctggggtcAGAGATGGGAGATCAGGAAACAAAGTGCTCTCCTAAGTCACAGCAGACCAAAAGTCCGTGCTGTTGCCTAGATAATTTCCTGGGGCACCATCCAGGGTTAAATAGTGTGCTTGGCCAATCAGAGTGCTACAATGTGATGTCACTCTAGACAGTGCTCCTTGGATAGGGTGCTGTATGCTTCCTAGTGAGAAGCAATGTCAGCTGCCCCAAGCTCTGGGTacttgggttctagtcccatgGATCCTTATATCATCACTGGAAAGAAACAGCCACCTTCCCATTAGTAGAGATGTTCTCATTGAAATATCTGTgtgttttgcttgagtaaggacctCAGACTTTGGTCCTATATTAAGAGCTTTTAATTAATGAATCTTCATGTTAAGGGAAAGAGCTAGCAGCTTTATTGAACACATCAAGCCAAGATGAAGGTCTCCACAGAACAAAACCCAAATATTCCTATCTCTAGTTCAGTTGTTCCAAGGCTCCAGGGACCAATCTaatgcctactgaagtcaatggaagtctcccattgacttcaatagatgtGGGATCAAGTCTTGACTCAGGAGCATGGAGGAAAAGCTTTCTCAGTCATCATTATGAAACACCAAATTCGTAAAAGGCGGAAATACCATAATTATCCCTGGCATTGTTTTGATAAATCTTTAAAGTATCTAACCTATCCCATTCTAGAGCCATGTGATAATGTTAATGTATTGTATTTCtggaaaataaataagcaaatgcTTTGTTCTGGTGCTTGATTAATGCAAAGTTGTCACTTCTGTACAGTGTGGCAGAAGAGGAGACCAAACGTTCTACAACAACACTAACAAACActcaaggggaaggggaagatgaTGCTGCGTTCTTGGAGAGATTGGCAAGAAGGGAGGAAAGACGCCAAAAGCGTCTCCAGGAAGCCCTGGACCGTCAAAAGGAGTTTGACTCAACAGTCACAGATGAGGGCTTGTCACTACCAAGCAGGAGAGAAATAAACAATGTGGAAGAAAATGAGACCATGGGGAAAGAGGAAAAGATTGAAACCCGCCAAGGACGTTACGAGATTGACGAAGCCGAAACTGTCACTACGTCGTACCAGAGGAACAACTGGAGGCaagatgaagaagaagaagaaaagaaagaagaaaaagataaggaggaggtgcaggaggaAAAGCCAGAGCAGAGAACCATAGAGGAAAATCAGGTAGAAGTAAcaatagaaaagaaaacaatagaCAAAGAAGAGGGACCAGTGGTATTAGAAGTAAAAACCCTAGATGTCAATGTAGAAGAACACAAAGCAGAGAATGATATGAGTGTCCTactggtaggggagcccagggcaggagtgggggccaTAAATCTAACTGTAGTTCTAGATCATGAGAAGCTTAGGAATGAAGAAGAGGAAAAGgctgaggaagaaaagaagagaacagaggaaagggaaaggcttgaggcagaagagagagagagggttaagGCAGAGGAACAAAAAAAAGCTGAAGAAGAAAGAGCTAGAATtgaagcagaagagaaaagagcagcccaggaaaaagaaaggattgaggcagaagagagggagaggattcaggcagaggagaagaagagagcagctgaagaaagggagagggcaaaggtagaggaggagaagaagaaagcagaagaaagggagagggctaaggcagaggaggagaagaagagagcagctgaagaaagggagagggctaaggcagaggaggagaagaagaaagcagaagaaagggagagggctaaggcagaggagaagaagaaagcagaagaaagggagagggctaaggcagaggagaagaagaaagcagaagaaagggagagggctaaggcagaggagaagaagaaagcagaagaaagggAGAGGGCTAAGGCAGAGGAGAAGAAGAGAGCAGCTGAAGAAAAGGCTAAGCTAGAAGAGGCGAAattaaaggcaaaacaaaaggtagaagagaaaaaaattgaagaCAAAAAAGTAGAAGATAAACaggtaaaagagaagaaaatagaaga
This genomic interval carries:
- the CALD1 gene encoding caldesmon isoform X3; the encoded protein is MISRSHCRQNLSSLSKLAYQRNDDDEEEAARERRRRARQERLRQKEDDDLTGQVTEKSEVNAQNSVAEEETKRSTTTLTNTQGEGEDDAAFLERLARREERRQKRLQEALDRQKEFDSTVTDEGLSLPSRREINNVEENETMGKEEKIETRQGRYEIDEAETVTTSYQRNNWRQDEEEEEKKEEKDKEEVQEEKPEQRTIEENQVEVTIEKKTIDKEEGPVVLEVKTLDVNVEEHKAENDMSVLLVGEPRAGVGAINLTVVLDHEKLRNEEEEKAEEEKKRTEERERLEAEERERVKAEEQKKAEEERARIEAEEKRAAQEKERIEAEERERIQAEEKKRAAEERERAKVEEEKKKAEERERAKAEEEKKRAAEERERAKAEEEKKKAEERERAKAEEKKKAEERERAKAEEKKKAEERERAKAEEKKKAEERERAKAEEKKRAAEEKAKLEEAKLKAKQKVEEKKIEDKKVEDKQVKEKKIEEKQVKAKKVQEEKPQTVSLRKQGEEKEVKVEAKKEKLPDEKPQPTFKKQQIKDDKANKDKAPKEEVKPIWDRKKGFPEPKPQNGERFQELTTHKLKHTENIFSRSGMKATTNAEDGKPVSQAEAGKRLEELRRRRGENESEEFEKLKEKQQEAAVELEELKKKREERRKILEEEEQRRKQEEAERKAREEEEKRRLKEDIERRRAEAAEKRQKMPEDGLSDDKKPFKCFTPKGSSLKIEERAEFLNKSVQKSGAKPTHSAAIVSKIDSRLEQYTSAIEGTKTAKPAKPAPSDLPVPAEGVRNIKSMWEKGNVFSSPSGPGTPNKETAGLKVGVSSRINEWLTKTPDTNKSPAPKPSDLRPGDVSNKRNLWEKQSNEKATSPSKVTAMGKKSETNAGLRQFEKEP
- the CALD1 gene encoding caldesmon isoform X1 → MDDFERRRELRRQKREEMRLEAERLAYQRNDDDEEEAARERRRRARQERLRQKEDDDLTGQVTEKSEVNAQNSVAEEETKRSTTTLTNTQGEGEDDAAFLERLARREERRQKRLQEALDRQKEFDSTVTDEGLSLPSRREINNVEENETMGKEEKIETRQGRYEIDEAETVTTSYQRNNWRQDEEEEEKKEEKDKEEVQEEKPEQRTIEENQVEVTIEKKTIDKEEGPVVLEVKTLDVNVEEHKAENDMSVLLVGEPRAGVGAINLTVVLDHEKLRNEEEEKAEEEKKRTEERERLEAEERERVKAEEQKKAEEERARIEAEEKRAAQEKERIEAEERERIQAEEKKRAAEERERAKVEEEKKKAEERERAKAEEEKKRAAEERERAKAEEEKKKAEERERAKAEEKKKAEERERAKAEEKKKAEERERAKAEEKKKAEERERAKAEEKKRAAEEKAKLEEAKLKAKQKVEEKKIEDKKVEDKQVKEKKIEEKQVKAKKVQEEKPQTVSLRKQGEEKEVKVEAKKEKLPDEKPQPTFKKQQIKDDKANKDKAPKEEVKPIWDRKKGFPEPKPQNGERFQELTTHKLKHTENIFSRSGMKATTNAEDGKPVSQAEAGKRLEELRRRRGENESEEFEKLKEKQQEAAVELEELKKKREERRKILEEEEQRRKQEEAERKAREEEEKRRLKEDIERRRAEAAEKRQKMPEDGLSDDKKPFKCFTPKGSSLKIEERAEFLNKSVQKSGAKPTHSAAIVSKIDSRLEQYTSAIEGTKTAKPAKPAPSDLPVPAEGVRNIKSMWEKGNVFSSPSGPGTPNKETAGLKVGVSSRINEWLTKTPDTNKSPAPKPSDLRPGDVSNKRNLWEKQSNEKATSPSKVTAMGKKSETNAGLRQFEKEP
- the CALD1 gene encoding caldesmon isoform X2: MDDFERRRELRRQKREEMRLEAERLAYQRNDDDEEEAARERRRRARQERLRQKEDDDLTGQVTEKSEVNAQNSVAEEETKRSTTTLTNTQGEGEDDAAFLERLARREERRQKRLQEALDRQKEFDSTVTDEGLSLPSRREINNVEENETMGKEEKIETRQGRYEIDEAETVTTSYQRNNWRQDEEEEEKKEEKDKEEVQEEKPEQRTIEENQVEVTIEKKTIDKEEGPVVLEVKTLDVNVEEHKAENDMSVLLVGEPRAGVGAINLTVVLDHEKLRNEEEEKAEEEKKRTEERERLEAEERERVKAEEQKKAEEERARIEAEEKRAAQEKERIEAEERERIQAEEKKRAAEERERAKVEEEKKKAEERERAKAEEEKKRAAEERERAKAEEEKKKAEERERAKAEEKKKAEERERAKAEEKKKAEERERAKAEEKKKAEERERAKAEEKKRAAEEKAKLEEAKLKAKQKVEEKKIEDKKVEDKQVKEKKIEEKQVKAKKVQEEKPQTVSLRKQGEEKEVKVEAKKEKLPDEKPQPTFKKQQIKDDKANKDKAPKEEVKPIWDRKKGFPEPKPQNGERFQELTTHKLKHTENIFSRSGMKATTNAEDGKPVSQAEAGKRLEELRRRRGENESEEFEKLKEKQQEAAVELEELKKKREERRKILEEEEQRRKQEEAERKAREEEEKRRLKEDIERRRAEAAEKRQKMPEDGLSDDKKPFKCFTPKGSSLKIEERAEFLNKSVQKSGAKPTHSAAIVSKIDSRLEQYTSAIEGTKTAKPAKPAPSDLPVPAEGVRNIKSMWEKGNVFSSPSGPGTPNKETAGLKVGVSSRINEWLTKTPDTNKSPAPKPSDLRPGDVSNKRNLWEKQSNEKATSPSKVTAMGKKSETNGLRQFEKEP